GATGAGCGGCCTGGAGTTCCTGGAGCAGGCCATGGACCTGTTCCCGCATGCGCGGCGGGCGCTGCTGACCGCCTACGCCGACACCGACGCCGCGATCCAGGCGATCAACGTGGTGGACCTCGACCACTACCTGCTGAAGCCGTGGGACCCGCCTGAGGAGAAGCTCTACCCGGTCGTCGACGCGCTGATCGAGCTGTGGCTCGTCACCGGGGACAAGCCGGTCACCGAGACCCAGGTGGTTGGGCACCGCTGGTCGGCGCGCTCGTTCGAGGTCCGGGACTTCCTCGCGCGGAACTCGGTGCCGTACCGCTGGCTCACCGTCGAGCAGCCGGAGGGCCAGGGGCTGCTCGAGGCTGCCGGGCTCGACGCCACCAGCATCCCGCTGGTGGTGACGCCCGCCGGCGACTCCCTGGTCGACCCGAGCGTCGAGGAGCTGGCCGCCCGGGTGGGCCTGTCGACCACGCCCGCCACTGACTTCTACGACACGGTGATCGTCGGCGGTGGGCCCGCCGGGCTTGGCGCGGTCGTGTACGCCGCGTCAGAGGGGCTGCGCACGGTCCTGCTCGAGCGGCAGGCCACCGGCGGGCAGGCGGGCCAGAGCTCGCGGATCGAGAACTACCTCGGCTTTCCCGACGGCGTCAGCGGCGCGCAGCTCACCGACCGGGCACGTCGCCAGGCCCACAAGTTCGGCGCGGAGATCCTCACCGCCCGCAGCGTCGCCGGCCTCGAGGTGCGCGGGTCGTCCCGCGTGGTCCGCTTCGCCAACGGCAGCGAGGTCGCCGCCCACACGGTGGTGCTCGCCACCGGTGTCGCCTACCACAAGCTCGATGTGCCCGGCGCCGACCAGCTCACCGGCCTGGGGGTGTTCTACGGGTCGGCCGCGACCGAGGCGCCCGCCTGCGCCGGCGAGGACGTCTACGTGGTTGGGGGCGCCAACGCCGCCGGCCAGGCGGCGGTGTTCCTGTCCAGGCACGCGCGGCGGGTCACGCTGCTGGTGCGCGCGGACGGCCTGGAGCAGTCCATGTCGTACTACCTCATCCGCCAGATCCGCGACACGCCCAACATCGAGGTGCGACCCCGCACCCAGGTGGTCGGGGCGGCGGGCCAGGAGCACCTGGAGCGGCTCAGCCTCTGCGACACCCGCGCCGGCACGGTGGAGGAGGTGCCGGCGAGCTTCCTGTTCGTGTTCATCGGCGCGGCGCCGTGCACCGAATGGCTCGACGGCGTGATCGAGCGTGACCCCAAGGGGTTCCTGCTCACCGGCCCAGACCTGCTGGTCGGCGGGAAGCGGCCAACGGGCTGGCCGCTGAACCGGGACCCCTACTACCTGGAGGGCAGCGTGCCAGGGATCTTCGCCGCCGGCGACGTGCGCGCCAACTCGGTGAAGCGGGTCGCCTCCGCGGTCGGTGAAGGGGCGACGGCGATCCAGCTCGTCCACCGTTACCTGGAGACCCAGTGACCGAGCGGCTCGGCGCCGAGGCGCTCCGGGAGCTGTTCCTGTTCGAGAAGCTGAGCGACGAGCAGCTCGCCTGGCTCGCGGAGCGCGGCGAGGTCAGGAGCTACCCGGCCGGCACGACCATGTACACCGCTGGCGAGCCCGCGACCCGCCTGTTCGTGCTGCTGGATGGCACGCTGTCGATGTCGGTGCGGGCGGGCGGCACCGAGATCGAGATGAACCGCTCCGACTACCGGGGCACCTACGCTGGCGCGTTCTTGGCGTACCTGGACGTGCCCCCGCGCTCGTACGTCGGCAGCCTCCGTGCCGTGACCGGCTGCCGCTTCTGGGAGCTGGCCGCCACCGACTTCGGCTGGGCGGTGCGGGAGTGGTTCCCGATGGCGACGCACCTGCTGCAGGGCTTCGCCATCCAGGGGATGGCTACGCAGCAGACGGTGAGCACGCGCGAGCGGCTGGTCGCCCTCGGCACGGTCACCGCCGGCCTCACCCATGAGCTGAACAACCCGGCGACCGCCGCCGTCCGCGCCACCGCCACCCTCCACGAGCGGCTGGCGGGCCTGTGGGGCGAGCTGGCCGCGCTCACCCACCACGGTGAGCTTGCGGCCGGCCGGCTCGCCACGCTGGTCGACCTCGTGCGCCAGGCCCTCGGTCGTCGTGCCGAGCTGGCGCCCCTGTCCCCGTTGCAGGCGTCCGACCGTGAGGACGAGCTGGGCGGCTGGCTGGAGGAGCACGGCGTCGCCGGTGGCTGGGACCTCACGCCGCCGCTGGTCGCCGCCGGCGTGGACGCCGCCTGGCTCGAGCAGGTCGCCGCGAGCGTCCCCGCCGAGCTGCTCCCGCATGCTGTGGGCGTCGTCGCCGTCACCTGCGAAGCCGAGAGCCTGCTCGATGAGCTCGCCGACGCGGCCGCGCGCATCTCCAAGCTCATCGGCGCGGCCAAGCAGTACACGCAGATGGACCGCAGCCCTCTGCAGCACCTCGATGTGCACGACGGGCTCGAGTCGACCCTGACGATGCTCGGGCACAAGCTCGGCACGGGCATCGAAGTGGTGCGCGACTACGACCGGTCGCTGCCGAAGCTCCCCGCCTACGCGGGCGAGCTGAACCAGGTGTGGACCAACCTGATCGACAACGCCGTCGACGCCATGGACGGCCGCGGCATCCTGACGGTGCGCACCCGCCGCGACGGCGACCGCGTGCTGGTCGAGATCGGCGACACCGGCCCGGGCATCCCTGAGCGGGTCGGCGCCCACATCTTCGAGCCGTTCTACACCACCAAGCCGGTCGGCAAGGGCACCGGCCTCGGCCTCGACATCTGTTGGCGGATCGTCGTGCAACGCCACAGCGGCGACCTGCGTGTCACCTCAACCCCGGGCGACACCCGCTTCCAGGTGCTGCTGCCCACGGGCGGTCCCCCCACCCAGTAGGGATGAGCAGCTCGGCCGCTGCCGGCGCTCGTTGTCGAGCTTGAGCGGCGGCCCCCGGTCGCATCAGGCGAGCTCGAAGCGCAGAGGGAGGTGGCTCAGCCGGTGTCGGTACCGGCGCGGGCCGGGGCGCGGAGAGGGGCGGTGGCGAGCTCGGCCATGCCGTCGGCGAAGCCGACCAGGGCCCGGAAGCCGAGCCGCTCGGCGGCCAGCTCGGGCGAGGCGACGACGTGGCGGACGTCGCCGGGCCGCCAGCCGCCCACCACCTCGGGGGCCGGCCCGCCCACGGCGGCGGCGATCGCCGCCGCCATCTCCCCCACCGTGTGCGGCTCGCCGCTGGCCACGTTGAACGCGCCGAGCACCGGCCGGGGAGCGGTCAGCGCCAGCACGTTGGCGCGGGCCACGTCGGCGACGTGGACGAAGTCGCGCCGCTGGCGCCCGTCCTCGAACACCCGAGGGGGGCGCCCGTCGGCCAGCGCGCTGCGGAAGATGGCGGCCACCCCGGCGTAGGGGGTGTCCCGGGGCATCCGCGGTCCGTAGACGTTGTGGTAGCGCAGGGCGGTCACGGCCGGACCGCCCTGCAGCATGGCGGCCGTGGCGAGCTGCTCCTGGTGGAGCTTGGTGGCCGCGTAGACGTTGCGCGGGTCGGTGGGCGCGTCCTCGGTGACGGCGACCGGGCCGACCTCGGCGCCGCAGCACGGGCAGACCGGCTCCCAGCGCCCGGCCGCGAGCCGTTCGACCGGGCGCGGGGCAGGGCGTACCCCGCCGTGCTCGCCGCACCGGTACCCGCCCTCGCCGTAGACGACCATCGAGCTGGCCAGCACCAGCCGGTCGACCTGCCCCCGGCGCCGGTGCAACGCGGCGAGCAGGGCCGCGGTCCCCAGGTCGTTGTCGCGGACGTAGTCGACGACGTCGGCCACGTCCCGGCCGAGCCCGACCATGGCTGCCTGGTGGCTGACCGCGTCGACGCCGTCGAGGGCGGCGTCGAGCGCCACCCCGGCCGCCGGGTCTGCCAGGTCGACCTCCCAGAACTCGGCGTCGTCGCGGAGGTGGTCGGGCCGCCCGGCATGCGCGTTGGGGTGCAGCCGGTCGAGCACCCGCACGCGGTGGCCGAGCTCGACCAGCCGGTCCACGACGTGGCTTCCGATGAACCCGGCCCCGCCGGTGACCAGGACGCGCATGACCTGGGAGCCTGCCGCCCGCGGCTCCCGCGGTCAACCGTTCCACCCTTACGAAGTCGTGACGGCGCGCGGGCCGGCCTGGCGGCCGCCGCGCTGGTGTGCCACCGTCGGGCGGGTGGACCGGGACCGGCGTCCGCGTGCCGCGCTGCCGGCCGACACCGGCCCGACCGGGGAGGAGGGGGCGGGATGGCCGGGGAGCGGGTGCTGGTGGTCGACGACGAGCCGACCGTCGGCGAGGTCGTCCGGCACTACCTGGAGCGGGAGGGCTACCGGGTCGAGGTGGCCCGCGACGGCGCCCGGGCGCTCGAGGCCGTCGCCACCCGCGCCCCCGACCTCGTGATCCTCGACCTCATGCTGCCGGCCGTTGACGGGCTGGACGTCTGCCGCCAGGTGCGGGCGGCCGGCGCCACGCCGATCATCATGCTGACCGCCAAGGGCGGGGAGGCCGACCGGGTCCTCGGCCTCGAGCTTGGCGCCGACGACTACGTCGTCAAGCCGTTCAGCCCCCGCGAGCTGGTCGCCCGCGTCCGCAGCGTCCTGCGCCGGACCCGGCCGACCGACGGCCCCCGCCCGCTGCCCGTCCGGGCCGGCGACGTCGTGGTCGACCCGGTCACCCGCGAGGTCGAGGTGGCCGGCCGCCAGGTCGCGCTCACCGTCCGGGAGTTCGACCTCCTGCTGTTCCTCGTCCGCCACCCGCGCCAGGTGTTCACCCGCGGGCAGCTCCTGCAGCAGGTCTGGGAGTACGCCTGGCTCGGCGACACGTCGACCGTGACGGTGCACGTGCGCCGGCTGCGCGAGAAGGTCGAGGACGACTCGTCCAACCCGCGACGGGTCCAGACCGTCTACGGCGTCGGCTACCGGTTCGTGCCCGTCGGGCCAGGCGAGGCGCTGGTCGCCAGGGAGGGCTTGGAAGGAGGGGCGGGATGAAGCGTCGACATGCACTCCAACCGGCGCTGTGGTTCGGGATCGGCGTCGCGGGAACCGCCTTGGTCGCCGCTGCTGCGGGCATCCCGTGGCCCGACCTGGCCATGCTGCTCGGCCTCAGCACCGCCGGCGGGCTCGCGGTCGCCGTGGCCGGGCTCGGCCTGCAGAGCCGGCTGCGCCGGCAGCGGGCCGCCATGGCCAGGCAGACCGCGCTCACCGCCGCGGTGACGGCTGGCGCCGCCCTGGCTGCGCTCGGCGTCGTGGCCGCGTGCATGCTGGCCAGCCCCCACGACCTGTCCGTCGTCGTCGCCTCGCTCCCCCTGGCCGCGGGCGCCGGCGTGGCCTACGGCATCGTCAGCTCGCGACGGACCGCGGCCGACCTCGAAGCATTGGCCGAGGTGGCGCGCCGCCTCGAGGCGGGCGACCTGTCCGCCCGAGCCCGCCTTGGCGGCACGCCCGAGGTGGCCGCCGTCGCGGAGAGCCTGAACGCGGCCGCCGCGCGGCTGGCCGACGCCCGCGAGCGGGAGCGGGCGGTCGAGGCGAGCCGACGCGACCTGGTCGCCTGGGCGTCGCACGACCTGAGGACCCCGCTCGCGAGCCTCCGGCTGGTGGCCGAGGCGCTCGCCGACGACGTGGCTCCCGACGAGGCAACTCGCCGCGGGTACCTGGCCGGCCTGGCTGGGCACGTCGACCGGCTCTCGAGCCTGGTCGACGACCTGTTCGAGCTGTCGGCGATCCAGGCTGGTGCGGTGGTGCCCCAGCTCGAGCCGACCTCCCTGCCCGAGCTGATCCGGGAGGTGCTGGAGCGGTTTCATCCCGAAGCCGAGGCAGCGGGGGTGCGGCTCGAGGCCGACCTGCCCCAGGAGTTCCGGATCGTGCTGGCCAGTCGTGACCAGCTCAGCCGCGTACTGGCCAACCTCGTCGTCAACGGCATCCACCACACCCCACCCGGAGGATCCCTGGTGGTCAGCGCGGACGACGCGGACGACGCGGCGGTGGTCCATGTGCGGGACAGCTGCGGCGGCATCCCCGCCACCGACCTACGCCGCGTGTTCGACCAGCTCTGGCGGGGCGATCAGGCCCGCTCGACCAGGGGGACCGGGCTCGGCCTCGCCATCGCCCGGGGGCTCGTCGAAGCCCACGGCGGCACCATCCAGGTGGCCAACGTCGACGGGGGCTGCCAGTTCGCCTTCCAGCTGCCCCACCAGGTCGGCTCCAGCGCGAGCGTCTGCAACGGTCGTCGGCGCACGACGTCGCCACCGTCGTGATCCCGGGACGCCCAGGCGTACGGCTGCGGTGATGAGCGCTGCTGGTGGGACGCTCCGAGGCTTCCGCTGTCACTCCTGGGGGGCAGGTGCGCGCCGGACGGCCAGCAGGTCGGCCACGGCAGCCCGGGTGCGCGGGCTGCCGTCGAGGTCACCGGCCGCGAGCGCAGCCCGCAGGTCCTCGAGCCGGTCCAGGTCGCGCAGCATCGGGACCATCCCGATCCGCAGCCGCCGGCGAATGGCCCGCTCGATGGTCACGTGGAGCACCGCGTCGGTGCCCATGGGAACGCCGACGAACAGCTCGGGGAGCGCCGCCTTGGCACCCACCAGATAGTAGCCGCCGTCCTCGGCCGGCCCGAGGACGACGTCGACCTGATCCAGCAGCGCGAACGCCGCATCGTAGGTTTCGCGAGGCACATGCGGAGTGTCGGCCCCGACGATCACCACCCGCTCGGCGCCGCCGCCGAACAGCGCCGCGAAGCAGGCAGCCAGGCGGTCGCCGAGATCGCCCTCGACCTGGGCGATCAGCCCGCAGCCGGGGGCGAGGCGGGCCATCCGCATGCGCGCATCAGGCGGTGCGAAGCACACCCACGGCTCGGCGTCGAGCTCGGCCATGACCGCCAGCGTGTCGGTCAGCATCGCAGCCGCCGCCCACGCGGCGCCGTCGGCACCCAGGACGGGCGCAAGGCGCGTCTTGACCGCGCCCGGCACGGGCTCCTTGGCGATGACGACCAGCGCGCGACGAGGCCGCGTCATCCGGCGGCCCAGCTCGAGCAGCGCTCTCGCACCAGCATGCGTGTGACCACGGGCAGGCCGACCTCGGACGGGAACAAACGCAAGCGCGGCGGGCCGGCCGCCGGCCGGCGGCGAACGGGTAAGTGGGGGTTCATCTGGCGGTTGGCGTTCCAGGTCGACGGGCGGGCGCCTCTCGCAGGAGACGGTAGGTGACGCGGGTCATGGCGGCCAGCGCGCGAATGGTCCCAGGCAGCGACCCGGACACCTTGCTGGTCCCCGCGGCCCTGGGCCGGTAGCGCACCGGCACCTCCAGGACCCGGAGCCGATGCCGGCCGGCCCGGCCGATCATCTCCAGCGGCCAGCCGTGGCCACGGTCGCGGATCCCGAGCGCCAGCAGCGTGTCGCGTCGGACCGCTCGGAACGGGCCGAGATCGGAGAGCGGGACGTCGAACAGCAGCCGGCAGGCGAAGCCGAGGAGGAGGTTCTCCGCTACCGCGACCGCCGACATCGCACCCGGCTCGCGGGTGCCTTTCAGACGCGAGCCGACGACAAGGTCCGCTTCCCGCGCGAGTACCGGCCCGGCAACAGCGGCGAGGTCGGCGCCATCGAAGGAGCCGTCCGCGTCAGCGAACGCGATCACCTCGGCGTCGGGTGAGGCCAGAACCCCGGCCCAGCAGGCAGCGCCGAAGCCGCGGCGCGGCTCGTGCACGACCCGGGCACCGGCGGCGGCAGCGGCAGCGCCGGTGCCGTCGGAGGAACCGTTGTCGACCACGACGAGGTCGGCCTCTGCCGGGAACGAGGCGAGGGCGGTCGGCAAGGCGGCCGCTTCGTTGAGGGCCGGCAGGACGACGGTGACCCCGGTGAGGTCCATGGCGGAAGTGTACGGGCGGGATCGTTCGAAGTCGGCGTTCACTTCTTACGGTCTTGCCACAGATGGCCAGCCGATCTTACGGTCTTGCCACAGATGGCCAGCCGGCGGGCGCCATGGCCTTCGGGCCGTTACGCTTCGCGCATGCGGCCGAAAGCGCTCCGGAGGCAGCTCGAGCAGCCGGCGGACAAGGCGTTTGCCCGAGCGAGCATCGCGGCCGCGGTGACGGTCCTCGCGATCGGGACGCTCGGTACGTTCTATCTCCGCCACCAGAGCGGGGTCGCGCTCCAGGTCCCGAGCGTCCCGTACTTCTTCAGCCTCCCGTTCTACGTCTTCCCCCACCCGCACCTCGCCGCCGGCTGGGCCGCCGCTGCCACGCCCGTCATCGCGGCCGCGGCGGCCGCGGTGGTGGCGCTGCATCGCGGCCAGGCCGGATGGCGGGTGCGGGTGGCGGTCTCGGCGGGCCTCGCCGCCATCCTCGCCCTCGCCGTCTCTGCGCTGGCCGGCGGCCCGTGGGCGTGGCGCAGCCCGTTGGACTACGCGGGCGAGTACCCGGCGGGTGTGGGCCATGTCGGCGCGGTCCCGACGTTCCTTCGCCACTTCCCGCAGCTGCTGCCCTCCCTGCCCACCCACGCTGCCGGACACCCGGCCGGTGCGATGCTCGTGTACGCGCTGGTGAGCAGGGTCTGGCCGGGTCTCACCGCCGCCGCGCTCGCCACGGTGGCCATCGGGTCGCTCGGGGTGGTGGCCGCCGGCGGCCTGGCGCGCGACGAGCTCGGTGAGGAGGGCGGGCGCCTGGCGCTCGCCGCGTGGGTCCTGTCGCCGGGGGTCGTCCTGTACCTTGCGACCTCCGCCGACGCGATCTTCGCGACCGTGCTCGGAGCGGCCGCGTGGACCGCTCACCGGGGCCTCACCCGCCGCTCCCCCGCCTGGACGGTGGCTGGCGGAGCCCTGCTCTGGGCGGGGGCGATGCTCACCTACTCGGCCGTCCTGCTGCTCGCGTTCCTCGGCGTGCGGGCCATTGGCCGGCTGCGCGGCGACCGGGCCTGGGTCCTGCGCTGGGCGGTGGGTACCGCGGCGGTCTCCACCGGACTGGCCGGGCTGCTCTGGCTCACGACCGGCTACGACGTCGTCGCCGCGGTGCGGGCGGTCCATCGCGCCTACCAGGCAGCCCCCGGCTCGGCGGGTCGACCCCTTGTCCTGTGGCTGCCAGGCGACATCGTCGCCTTCGGCGGGATGCTGGGCGTGCCGCTGCTGGCTGCGCTCGCCACGCGCGCCGTGGCGGTGGTCCGCGAGCGGGCATGGACGTCGGTCGACGGGGCCGCGCTTGCGACCCTGCTCGCGGCGGCCTCCTGGGGCTTCACCAAGGGCGAGGTCGAGCGCATCTTCCAGTTCCTCGTGCCGCTCGTCCTGGTGCCGGCGACCCGCCAGCTCCTCACTTGGCGCGTGCGCTTCCCGGTCGTCGCGTGCCTGCTCCTGACCCAGGTCCTGGCTGTGCAGGTCCTGTTCGACACGCGCTGGTAGCGGCCGTGTTCGAGGCGGTCCTGGATGAGCTCCGCTGGTGGGTGAAGCGGGATCTGGGTGAGCCCGACCGGGCTCGTAGCGGCTCACGCTCACCTGATGTTGAGCTGGGTGTCGGCTCCCTGGGGGCGGCCCTCGACGAGGCGGAGCAGGACGCCGGCCGGGGTGCTGAGCGGATCGGTGGTCCGGGTCAGCAGCAGGTCGGTGTCCAGCCGGCCGCCGTGCACGGTGGGCCCGAACGGGCTCCAGAACGCCCCGTCGGTCGTGATGGTGAGCTCGGCGGGCAGGTCGGCGGGGCCGGCGTCGACGCCCAGGCCGTGGTCGACGGCACGGCCGCGGTGGACGATCGGGCGGATGACGTGGTCGTCGTCGGCGACGCCGAGCCGGCGGTGCAGCTCGCACAGCCGCTCCTGCTCGCCGGCGGCCATGGACGTCACGGTCGTGGCGATGCGCACGCGCACGCCCTGCCCGACCAGCCGGGGGATCGTCTCGACGACCTTGCGGAAGTTCTCCGGGCCGCGCATCGCGTCGTTGGTGTCGGGCTCGGGCCGGTCGAGGGAGAGCTGGATCGCGGCTGGCAGGTCCGCGAGGGGCTGCAAGCGCGCCAGCCGGTCACGGGTGAACATGGTCCCGTTGGACAGGCACACGATGGGCAGGATCCCGGCCAGCTCGACGAGCAGCTCGGGCAGGTAGGGCAGCAGGAACGGCTCGCCGCCGGTGACGCCCAAGGCGGTGAAGCCCAGCGTCCGGGCTTCCTCGGCCAGCTTGAGCATGCGCTCGCGGCCGAGCTCGCGCCGAGCCGCCTTGGGTCCCGACTCGGTCAGGCAGTAGGCGCAGACCAGGTTGCAGTGGTAGTTGGCGTAGAACCAGACCCGGCCGGGCAGCACACCCTCGGCGACGGCCCTGGCGATGGTCGCGGTCATGCCAGCCCCTCCTGGGCCAGCCGGGCCAGCACCTGTGGGGAGGTGGGCAGGTCCAGCGCGGTGCAGAACCGGTTGAGCAGCACGGTCGCGCCCACGAGCAGGGTGAGCTCGACCAGCTCGGCGTCGCCGAACCAGACCCGGACGGCGGCCCGGGCCGAGTCGGGCACCGGTCCAGGGCCGAGCGCGACCGTGTCGACCCAGTCGAGCAGGGCGAGCTCGTGCGGGTCGTCGAAGGCGGCCTCGAGCGGGAGCTCGCCGCGAAGTGCCCGTACCTCGTCCAGCGCCAGCCCGGTGTCGCGGGCGGCCACGGTGTGGGTCTGCACGCAGAACCGGCACGCGAGCCGGGCCGAGGTGCGCAGGATGACGAGCTCCTTGGCGCGCGCGCTGATCCAGGACGGGCCGAGCGCCGCACCCAGGAACGGCATGGCGACCTCGAGCAGCTCGGGCACGTGGGCCAGAGCGGCGACGATCGGCCCCGGGTCGCCGCTGGCGTAGTAGGGCCGGGCGAGCAGCGGGGCTTGCTCGGCCTTGATCAGATGAACGCCGCCGATGGCTCTGCCCTCCTGAATCATGGGGCTTGCCCTGTGAACGCTTCCGCCGCTTGCCTCCCATACGTCCGGACTGGTGCCGCCCCGGCGGGCACGACCCGGGTGCTCACCACTGACCAGGGTCAGAACGGCCATCGGTCGCCGAAGCGGGCGACCATGCGGCCGTCGAGCCCCCATACCCGGCCCGAGGGCACCAGCGCCAGGATCACGAACGGCACGACATCGGGCAGGAAGTCGAACAGGTAGGCGCCGTTGTCGATCGTCATGATCAGCAGCGGCCCGATCAGGCCGACCCCGATCAGCCCACCGAAGCGGCTGGCCAGCCCGATGCAGAGCAGGACCCCGCCCGTGACCTCGGCCGCAGTGAGGAAGTACTGCCAAAACGCCCAATGGTCGAGCACGACCGAGTTGTAGAACGACTTCATGAACGCTGGCGCGTGCGACTTGGGGCCGGCATAGACCACCAGCAGCCCACGCGCGACCCCCCGGTCGATGAGACCGAACGAGACGATCTTGAAGTCGTAGGCGCTCTTGTTGACGACTTTGGCCAGCCCGTTGGTCAACAGCGTGAAACCCATGAAGATCCGGAACGCGGCCAGGCCCTTGGCCACCACCCGGGCTGGGAGCACCCCCACTCCGACAGGCGCCTTGGCGGTTCTGGCCATCGGAGTCCTTTCGCAACCACTCGCAACCACGGCCACACCGGGATCCTAGACCTGAACCATCTCGGTCGCCCTGGCAGCAACCTTACGATCTTGGGACAACACCGGTTCGCCAGGGCCTGGCCGGCCGGTCCCCACGACGCCCGCCCCACGACCGCCGCACGGAGCGCTCACGGCAGGCTTGGCCGGCGGGTCGCGCTCGTCGAGACAGATTTAGAGGGTGCGTGGTCGCACGCCGACCTCGTCCAGGTGGTCCAGCAGGTCGGCCGGGTCCTCGTACACCCGGTAGGCGCCGGCCCGCTCCAGCTCCTCACGGCCGTAGCCGCCTGCCAGCAGCCCGATCCCCAGCGCCCGCGCCCGCCGGGCCGCCAGCAGGTCCCACACCGAGTCGCCGACCACCATCGCGTCGGCGACGTCGGCGCCCAGCCGCTCGGCGGCGGCCAGGAAGAGGTCCGGGTCCGGCTTGGCGTGAGCGACCTGGTCGCGGGTGATCACCGGGACGTGGTCGGGGACCCCGAGCAGCTCCAGGGTCGGCCGGGCCGCCTCCGCGAGCCCGCTGGTCGCCACCGCCCAGGGCACGCCCAGGTCGGTCAGATGCTCCAGCAGCTCGCGGGCGCCGGGCAGCAGCCGCAGCCGGCCGGCGCGGCGGCGGTAGGCCTCGGCATGGGCCTGCTGCAGCTGGGCCACCGTGGTCGGGTCGACGGGCTTGCCGGTCTCGCGGAGCAGCGCGCCGACGAACAGCCCGCCGCTCATGCCGATGCGCCGGTGGATCCGCCAGACCGCCAGGTGGATGCCGGCGCCCTCGAGGGCCTCCTGCCAGGCGAGCACGTGCTGGTAGACGCTGTCGACCAGCGTGCCGTCCAGGTCGAACACGAACACCGTCCGCTGGTTCATCGCCTCCGCCACGAAACCGGGAAGTCCAGGAAACCGGGAGCCGGGAAGCCGGGAGGCCGCAGGGAGATGCCGGCCCTGCAGCATGCCTCCATCCAACCGGTTGCCACCGTGGTGATCCCCTAACCAGACCCCATGCGCGTCGACCGGGTCCGGATGCTGTCCTGCTGCTCCCTCAGGGTACTGCCACCTACTGCGAGCATGCACCG
This window of the Actinomycetes bacterium genome carries:
- a CDS encoding carboxymuconolactone decarboxylase family protein — protein: MIQEGRAIGGVHLIKAEQAPLLARPYYASGDPGPIVAALAHVPELLEVAMPFLGAALGPSWISARAKELVILRTSARLACRFCVQTHTVAARDTGLALDEVRALRGELPLEAAFDDPHELALLDWVDTVALGPGPVPDSARAAVRVWFGDAELVELTLLVGATVLLNRFCTALDLPTSPQVLARLAQEGLA
- a CDS encoding DoxX family membrane protein, coding for MARTAKAPVGVGVLPARVVAKGLAAFRIFMGFTLLTNGLAKVVNKSAYDFKIVSFGLIDRGVARGLLVVYAGPKSHAPAFMKSFYNSVVLDHWAFWQYFLTAAEVTGGVLLCIGLASRFGGLIGVGLIGPLLIMTIDNGAYLFDFLPDVVPFVILALVPSGRVWGLDGRMVARFGDRWPF
- a CDS encoding HAD family hydrolase, with product MNQRTVFVFDLDGTLVDSVYQHVLAWQEALEGAGIHLAVWRIHRRIGMSGGLFVGALLRETGKPVDPTTVAQLQQAHAEAYRRRAGRLRLLPGARELLEHLTDLGVPWAVATSGLAEAARPTLELLGVPDHVPVITRDQVAHAKPDPDLFLAAAERLGADVADAMVVGDSVWDLLAARRARALGIGLLAGGYGREELERAGAYRVYEDPADLLDHLDEVGVRPRTL